One window of the Synechococcus sp. CC9311 genome contains the following:
- a CDS encoding M23 family metallopeptidase has protein sequence MVLRWLAAPLVLTLPSAPQSTQSLPAPQAPLLPPAELRVKPPQRFDRSLESLERNQIITPQERRTLERGGVAKPIDVRRLQQACRSGALSKRECATGVAFRGRSNRATFSPRNRRLAPISVPVSALLAGAGNGFRLESVFSVSPRPLAIAGNGDQRLLFPIIGSAITTSEFGMRQHPVIGRWLMHAGKDLAAPEGTPVIAALSGTVMSSGLAGGYGIAVELEHNSPRRRTLYGHLSEIYVKSGQKVQQGEVIGRVGSTGLSTGPHLHFELRMKQGKGWVAKDPGELDLNPITASGTDAVSLLVGQLMNSLERDKA, from the coding sequence GTGGTCTTGCGCTGGCTTGCTGCTCCCTTGGTGCTGACCCTGCCCTCTGCTCCGCAGAGCACTCAAAGCCTTCCAGCTCCTCAGGCACCCCTACTTCCTCCAGCTGAACTTCGCGTCAAGCCGCCCCAACGCTTCGATCGCTCGTTGGAGTCCCTCGAACGCAATCAAATCATCACTCCGCAAGAGCGGCGAACGCTGGAGAGAGGAGGCGTTGCCAAGCCCATTGATGTGCGTCGCTTGCAACAAGCCTGTCGAAGTGGCGCTCTGTCCAAGCGTGAGTGCGCAACCGGCGTGGCCTTTCGCGGGCGGTCCAATCGCGCAACGTTCAGCCCAAGGAATCGGCGTCTCGCTCCCATCTCGGTCCCCGTTTCTGCGCTTCTTGCAGGAGCCGGAAATGGCTTTCGCTTGGAGTCCGTCTTCTCGGTTTCGCCAAGACCTCTTGCAATCGCAGGCAATGGTGATCAGCGCTTGCTCTTCCCCATCATTGGCTCTGCAATCACAACCAGTGAATTCGGAATGCGCCAGCATCCCGTGATTGGCCGTTGGTTAATGCATGCTGGGAAAGACCTCGCCGCCCCAGAAGGAACACCCGTCATTGCGGCACTCTCAGGCACGGTCATGAGCAGTGGACTCGCCGGGGGGTATGGCATCGCTGTGGAATTGGAGCACAACTCCCCCAGGAGGCGGACGCTCTACGGACATCTCTCAGAGATCTACGTGAAATCTGGACAGAAGGTCCAACAGGGTGAGGTAATCGGAAGGGTCGGAAGCACCGGCCTCAGCACTGGACCTCATCTTCATTTTGAGCTGAGAATGAAACAGGGCAAAGGGTGGGTGGCAAAAGATCCTGGGGAATTGGATCTCAACCCAATCACAGCATCTGGAACTGATGCCGTCTCGCTGCTTGTTGGTCAACTGATGAACAGTCTCGAGAGAGATAAAGCCTGA
- a CDS encoding response regulator transcription factor, producing the protein MDQLPEPFEQTIRILLVDDEVHLTELLRLELDVEGYEVEVASDGASGLIKARSQPEPDLIVLDWNLPDFSGVDICQRIRSSGVTTPILMLTGHDDIADRVKALDAGVDDYLVKPFSIEELMARLRAMQRRAQGFTGSAQGNDADSTFLSVGGLTINTETRDVHRSGQKIQLSVKEYELLCFLMRGNGKVLERSEIMKGVWGEDFYGDDNLLDVYIRYLRQKVENKDLPSLIHTVRGVGFILRDESTSTTP; encoded by the coding sequence ATGGACCAGCTGCCAGAACCCTTTGAGCAAACGATTCGAATTCTGCTTGTGGATGACGAAGTCCACTTGACGGAGTTGTTGCGCTTGGAGTTGGACGTAGAGGGTTATGAGGTCGAGGTCGCGTCGGACGGTGCCAGTGGATTAATCAAAGCCAGAAGTCAGCCGGAGCCCGACCTCATTGTTTTGGATTGGAACCTTCCGGATTTCTCCGGTGTGGACATTTGTCAGCGAATTCGCAGTAGCGGAGTCACAACTCCGATCTTGATGTTGACCGGTCACGATGATATCGCTGATCGTGTCAAGGCTCTTGATGCCGGCGTTGATGATTATTTGGTAAAACCTTTTTCAATCGAAGAATTGATGGCTCGGTTGAGAGCGATGCAGCGCAGAGCTCAGGGCTTTACGGGTTCCGCACAAGGGAACGATGCCGATTCAACCTTTTTGTCAGTTGGAGGCTTAACAATCAATACCGAGACAAGGGATGTGCATCGTTCTGGGCAAAAGATCCAGCTTTCTGTTAAGGAGTATGAGCTGCTTTGCTTCTTGATGCGGGGTAACGGAAAAGTATTGGAAAGGTCTGAGATTATGAAGGGTGTCTGGGGAGAAGACTTTTACGGAGACGATAATTTGCTTGATGTCTATATACGCTATTTAAGGCAAAAAGTGGAAAACAAGGACCTTCCATCTTTGATTCATACCGTTCGTGGCGTTGGGTTCATCTTGAGAGATGAAAGTACTTCCACAACCCCATAA